The following coding sequences are from one Nonlabens arenilitoris window:
- a CDS encoding exonuclease domain-containing protein — protein sequence MYAIVDVETTGGKFNEEGITEIAIYKFDGHEIVDQFASLVNPEKEIQPFVVKLTGINNKMLARAPKFYEVAKRVIEIMDGAVLVAHNANFDYRMLRIEFERLGYDFHTQTLCTVELAQKLMPEEDSYSLGKLTRSLGIPITDRHRATGDALATVKLFKMLMTKDIDKTIISTSLKSETRKKVEPNLKKLIEKSASTTGVYYLYNQDNDLIYLGKSKNIKKRITQLFTSSQPKQKKMQNLVADISYEKTGNELIALLKENVEIKKNKPKFNKSLRKKNFSHGLYSFIDQDGYINLKVKSIGKDMGYITSFSSMKSGKNFLEKTVSQHQLCKKLVGLENPETHCENYSTDRCSGACIAQEDIDAYNNKVQEVISMHSFINKNIIIVDTGRETTERSAIMIEDGVVLGYGFVDLQFQVTHPQVLKKVITPLTNELDTRHIVQSYLRHKRVKRIIEY from the coding sequence TTGTACGCAATAGTAGATGTAGAAACTACAGGAGGAAAATTTAATGAAGAAGGCATAACAGAAATTGCCATCTATAAATTTGATGGGCACGAAATTGTAGATCAATTTGCTAGTCTTGTAAATCCCGAAAAAGAAATACAACCTTTTGTTGTAAAATTAACAGGTATCAATAATAAAATGCTGGCACGCGCGCCTAAATTTTATGAAGTCGCAAAACGTGTGATTGAAATTATGGATGGTGCCGTATTAGTAGCTCATAACGCTAACTTTGACTATCGCATGTTGCGTATTGAGTTTGAACGGTTGGGATATGATTTTCATACTCAAACCTTGTGCACCGTTGAATTAGCACAAAAGTTAATGCCTGAAGAAGACAGTTACAGCCTGGGCAAATTAACACGATCACTGGGTATTCCTATTACAGATAGACATAGAGCAACCGGTGATGCTCTAGCTACTGTAAAACTTTTTAAAATGTTAATGACTAAAGATATAGACAAAACCATCATATCCACCAGTCTTAAATCAGAAACACGTAAAAAAGTAGAACCCAATCTTAAAAAATTAATAGAAAAATCTGCTTCAACAACAGGTGTCTATTATCTATATAATCAGGATAATGATTTGATTTACTTAGGTAAGAGTAAAAATATTAAAAAGAGAATAACGCAACTTTTTACAAGCTCACAGCCCAAACAAAAAAAAATGCAAAATCTAGTTGCAGATATTTCATATGAGAAAACCGGCAATGAGTTAATTGCATTATTGAAAGAAAATGTTGAGATTAAAAAAAACAAACCTAAATTCAACAAATCATTAAGAAAAAAGAATTTTTCTCATGGCCTCTATTCATTCATAGATCAGGATGGATATATCAACCTTAAAGTAAAAAGTATAGGAAAAGATATGGGTTATATTACCAGTTTCAGTTCTATGAAGTCTGGTAAGAACTTCTTAGAGAAAACAGTCTCGCAACATCAATTATGTAAAAAATTAGTAGGTTTAGAAAATCCAGAAACACATTGCGAAAACTACTCTACTGACAGATGTTCAGGCGCTTGTATAGCTCAAGAAGATATCGATGCTTATAATAACAAAGTGCAAGAAGTAATTAGCATGCACAGCTTTATCAATAAAAATATTATTATAGTAGATACTGGTCGTGAAACTACAGAACGTAGCGCCATTATGATAGAAGATGGAGTTGTCCTAGGATATGGGTTTGTGGACCTACAATTTCAGGTAACGCATCCGCAAGTTCTTAAAAAAGTGATTACTCCACTAACTAATGAATTAGATACCAGACATATCGTACAAAGTTATTTAAGACATAAAAGAGTTAAAAGAATTATAGAGTATTAA
- a CDS encoding SAM-dependent methyltransferase, translating into MDNKGKLYLIPVTLGEINPFEVLPLSIKKVVENVNHYVVENEKTARRFIKSVVPSKPQPELILFSINKYTDPSEIPSFLEPCLQGHDMGVMSEAGVPGVADPGADVIKIAHQKGIQVVPLVGPSSILMAVMASGLNGQNFAFCGYLPIDNMERRKRIKELENRSFIEQQSQLFIETPYRNNKMMEELLLQLHPSTEVCVACDITLPTEFIKTMSVDLWKKQVPDLHKRPTIFMIHKKN; encoded by the coding sequence ATGGATAACAAAGGAAAATTATACCTTATTCCAGTTACATTAGGAGAAATTAATCCTTTTGAAGTATTACCACTATCTATAAAAAAAGTGGTAGAAAATGTGAATCATTATGTAGTTGAAAATGAAAAAACAGCACGTAGATTTATAAAGAGTGTCGTGCCTTCAAAACCACAACCAGAACTTATTTTATTTTCTATTAATAAGTATACTGACCCATCAGAAATTCCTAGCTTTTTAGAACCATGTTTACAAGGACATGATATGGGTGTAATGAGTGAAGCTGGTGTACCTGGCGTTGCTGATCCTGGAGCTGATGTTATAAAGATAGCTCATCAAAAAGGTATACAAGTAGTACCTTTAGTAGGACCTAGCTCTATATTAATGGCAGTGATGGCTAGTGGACTAAATGGCCAGAATTTTGCATTTTGCGGTTACCTACCTATAGATAATATGGAACGACGTAAGAGAATAAAAGAGTTAGAAAATCGTTCATTTATTGAACAACAATCACAATTATTTATTGAAACTCCATATAGAAATAATAAAATGATGGAAGAATTGCTTCTACAACTTCATCCTAGTACTGAGGTCTGTGTCGCTTGTGATATTACCTTGCCTACAGAGTTTATTAAAACTATGTCAGTGGATTTATGGAAAAAGCAAGTACCAGATTTACATAAAAGACCTACCATATTTATGATACATAAAAAGAACTAA
- a CDS encoding T9SS type B sorting domain-containing protein: MKKILLAFLFILPLLSNAQGEASWWFFGHNGGVDFNSGVPLGNGSGSLFTFEGCSTISDECGNLLMYSDGSTVWNRNHVSMPNGTGLSGNSSSAQSAIIIPDLQVSNVYFVVTISAGAGLQYSIVNMNLDGGLGDVVPGRKNIQIQQNTQEKVTATLNANGDRYWIVTFDDPTYTAYQAGGGLIDTNPTRVVSSSIPVTSALTDARGYIRLSPDGSKIANTSIGNAGSAFLCDFNNATGVVSNPVTLTNGSSGSNRFYGAEFSPNSQLLYLNANSQDTGNGCGTSNVREVIQYNINGPAGWQTSPVALGNVTGTATGRGGLQLGIDGKIYQARTCQPWLGVIRDPNSLGTGANYVDDGVALAPGTTSREGLPPFITSFFEPSFLATDANMGSGGGNNNPETDFCDGTPIQFDSSGSGLCATATVNWDFGDGTTDNTFNPVHTFPAPGDYTVTLTVTSGFYSNTAVDVISIYEIPTANPVNNVFLCDSDMNGSEDRDLSSSETSQIIGAQTNPNFVVTYYLTQNNADNNTGAITLPYTFNVGTTTIYARITNDLNAASRECFETTSFDVIVANGSGATAPADLVVCDDDNDGFFTFDLTSVETEVLNGLPAAQFTITYHTTLTDAQNGTANIPNPASYVNTIANGPETIFVRLEDMNPGGCNSTTDFDISVFDTPTANVVPDSALCDTGNDNTEDVTLTSFDSDVLLAQTNTNYVITYHLTQADADADTAALTSPYSMVGTTTFYVRIDNSSNEPCYDTSSFTITLDAQPVANAVTEYRLCDDVSNNGSEVFDLSTKDIEVLGSQNPADFNIMYFVSQADADAGIAGGASPVMPNYSSAGQTMYVRIENANNASCYETTTFDLIVDDIPVAAAPMTLIVCDDTTNDGVEDITLSQFDTDVLNGQTQTTFVVSYHGSQADADNDASPLPAVYQVSLGTTTVYARIDNSENETCASVVSFDIILNEQAIANTVTEYRICDDASNDGLEDFDLSTKDVEVLGAQTAANFNIEYFTSQADADLGSVGGATPLTIPYNSGDDTIFVRIETIANADCYNTTSFDIFVDELPIAGTPANVIVCDDPSNDGVEDVNLAQFDAEILNGQTNPSFVVSYHASQADADNDVAPLASPFTVSTTTPNLFARIDNGDNNDCYTTTSFQFVISPTPTANTVQNMIACDDAGNDGSEIFDLSMADAQVLNGQNAASFNITYHPSQADADANTAALPTSYASSTTTPETVYVRIESNTNTQCFDTTSFTLTVSVQPTAGVALDQRGCDDASNDGIEEFDFSNVDTEILNGQSASDFTVTYHTSQANADSGANALTFPYTNVSQSQTIYARIENNLNTDCYDTSSFGIEVFARPVIANQGPITICAGIDEVLDAGAGYTSYLWSTGEMTQTITVNQGGDYDVTVFNADGCDSTATITVIESDVAVIERIDIGQFEVNTNQLTAIVTGSGDYEYSLDDFVYQDSPRFNNLYPGYYTIYVKDKNGCGTVSMDAVIIGGPPYFTPNQDGYHDTWQVIAIETVPDANIYIFDRYGKLIKQIDAQGIGWDGTYNGNPMPSSDYWYLVELSDGRSFKGHFALKR; the protein is encoded by the coding sequence ATGAAAAAGATTTTACTCGCTTTTTTATTTATTCTACCGCTTTTATCAAACGCCCAAGGTGAAGCTTCTTGGTGGTTCTTTGGCCATAATGGTGGAGTAGATTTCAATTCTGGTGTACCATTAGGAAATGGATCAGGTTCTTTATTCACATTTGAAGGTTGTTCAACTATATCTGATGAATGTGGTAACCTGTTAATGTACTCTGATGGTTCTACCGTATGGAATAGAAATCATGTATCTATGCCTAATGGAACCGGACTTTCAGGAAATTCAAGTAGTGCGCAATCTGCCATTATAATACCTGATTTACAAGTAAGTAATGTTTACTTTGTTGTAACCATTAGCGCAGGTGCTGGTTTACAATATAGTATCGTTAATATGAATTTAGATGGTGGTTTAGGAGATGTTGTTCCTGGTCGTAAAAACATTCAGATTCAACAAAATACTCAAGAAAAAGTAACCGCTACATTGAACGCTAACGGTGATAGATACTGGATTGTAACTTTTGATGACCCAACTTATACCGCTTACCAAGCTGGTGGTGGTCTTATAGACACTAACCCTACTCGTGTTGTTAGTTCAAGTATTCCAGTAACAAGTGCTTTAACAGATGCTAGAGGATATATTAGATTATCACCAGATGGATCAAAGATAGCTAATACTTCAATAGGTAATGCTGGTAGTGCCTTTTTATGTGACTTTAATAATGCTACAGGTGTTGTTAGTAATCCTGTTACTTTAACAAATGGTTCTAGTGGATCTAATCGTTTTTATGGTGCCGAATTCTCACCTAATTCACAACTTCTTTATCTTAACGCTAATAGTCAAGATACAGGTAACGGTTGCGGAACTTCTAATGTTAGAGAAGTAATACAATATAACATTAATGGTCCAGCAGGATGGCAAACTTCTCCTGTTGCATTAGGTAATGTAACTGGAACAGCAACGGGCCGTGGTGGATTACAATTGGGAATAGATGGTAAAATATACCAAGCAAGAACTTGTCAACCATGGCTAGGTGTAATTAGAGATCCTAACTCGCTAGGAACAGGTGCTAATTATGTTGATGATGGTGTAGCCCTAGCGCCAGGAACGACCTCTAGAGAAGGTTTACCTCCATTTATTACTTCCTTCTTTGAGCCTTCTTTCTTAGCTACTGATGCTAACATGGGTTCTGGTGGTGGAAACAATAACCCAGAAACTGATTTCTGTGATGGGACTCCTATTCAGTTTGACTCTAGTGGTAGTGGTCTTTGTGCTACAGCGACGGTAAATTGGGATTTTGGTGATGGTACTACAGATAATACATTTAATCCAGTACACACATTTCCAGCTCCTGGTGATTATACTGTAACACTTACAGTAACTAGCGGATTCTATTCTAATACAGCTGTTGATGTAATTAGTATTTATGAGATTCCTACCGCAAATCCTGTGAATAATGTGTTTTTATGTGATTCTGATATGAATGGATCTGAAGACAGAGATCTTTCCTCATCAGAAACATCACAAATCATAGGTGCACAGACTAATCCTAATTTTGTGGTTACATATTATTTAACTCAAAACAATGCAGATAATAATACAGGTGCAATAACTTTACCTTACACGTTTAACGTAGGTACAACAACGATTTATGCTAGAATTACAAATGATTTAAATGCAGCTTCTAGAGAATGTTTTGAAACTACCTCTTTTGATGTTATAGTAGCAAATGGTTCTGGTGCCACTGCGCCTGCAGATTTAGTAGTTTGTGATGATGACAATGACGGTTTCTTTACATTTGATTTAACATCTGTAGAAACTGAAGTATTGAACGGTCTGCCAGCAGCGCAGTTTACCATCACTTATCATACAACATTAACAGATGCACAAAATGGCACAGCAAACATCCCTAATCCTGCTAGTTATGTAAATACTATAGCAAATGGTCCTGAAACTATTTTTGTAAGATTAGAAGACATGAATCCAGGTGGATGTAATTCTACTACCGATTTTGATATCTCAGTATTTGATACTCCTACAGCAAATGTTGTTCCTGATTCCGCTCTTTGTGATACAGGAAATGATAATACAGAAGATGTTACTTTAACCTCTTTTGACAGTGATGTTCTATTAGCTCAAACAAATACTAACTATGTAATCACCTACCACTTAACACAAGCAGATGCTGACGCAGATACAGCAGCACTTACTTCTCCTTACAGCATGGTTGGAACAACTACCTTTTATGTGCGTATCGATAACTCGAGTAATGAACCTTGCTATGATACGTCATCTTTCACGATTACATTAGATGCACAGCCAGTTGCAAATGCAGTTACAGAATATCGCTTATGTGATGATGTATCAAATAATGGTTCTGAAGTATTTGATTTATCCACTAAGGATATTGAGGTATTAGGATCTCAAAATCCAGCAGACTTTAACATCATGTATTTTGTATCTCAAGCCGACGCTGATGCTGGTATCGCTGGTGGAGCCTCACCGGTAATGCCTAATTATAGTAGTGCTGGACAGACGATGTATGTGCGTATTGAGAATGCAAATAATGCTTCATGTTATGAAACAACAACATTTGACTTAATTGTAGATGATATACCTGTAGCAGCAGCACCTATGACCTTAATCGTATGTGATGACACCACAAATGATGGTGTAGAAGATATTACCTTATCTCAATTTGATACAGATGTGTTAAACGGTCAAACGCAAACTACTTTTGTCGTTAGCTATCATGGCTCTCAAGCAGATGCTGATAATGACGCAAGTCCACTACCAGCAGTTTATCAGGTAAGTTTAGGTACAACAACCGTTTATGCTCGTATTGACAACTCAGAAAATGAAACATGTGCATCAGTTGTGTCTTTTGATATTATCTTAAATGAGCAAGCGATTGCAAACACAGTTACTGAATATAGAATTTGTGATGATGCTTCAAACGACGGATTAGAAGACTTTGATCTTTCTACTAAAGATGTAGAAGTATTAGGAGCTCAAACAGCAGCAAACTTTAATATAGAATACTTCACCTCTCAAGCAGACGCTGACTTAGGTTCTGTAGGTGGTGCGACACCATTGACAATTCCTTACAATAGTGGCGATGATACCATCTTTGTTAGAATCGAGACTATCGCAAATGCAGACTGTTACAACACCACAAGCTTTGACATCTTTGTAGATGAATTACCTATAGCTGGTACACCAGCAAATGTGATTGTTTGTGATGACCCTTCAAATGATGGTGTTGAAGATGTGAACTTAGCACAGTTTGATGCTGAAATTCTAAATGGACAGACTAATCCTAGTTTTGTAGTTTCTTATCACGCATCACAAGCAGATGCTGACAATGATGTCGCACCACTAGCGAGTCCTTTTACAGTAAGTACCACTACTCCTAACCTTTTTGCAAGAATAGATAATGGAGATAATAACGATTGTTATACAACGACTAGCTTCCAGTTTGTAATCAGCCCTACACCTACTGCAAATACAGTTCAAAATATGATAGCTTGTGATGACGCAGGTAATGATGGTTCTGAAATATTTGATCTATCTATGGCTGATGCTCAAGTCCTTAATGGACAAAACGCTGCTAGCTTTAATATAACCTATCACCCATCACAAGCAGATGCTGATGCTAATACAGCGGCGCTACCTACTTCTTACGCAAGTAGTACGACCACACCAGAAACGGTATATGTAAGAATAGAAAGTAATACAAATACTCAATGTTTTGATACGACTAGCTTTACGCTTACAGTAAGCGTACAACCTACTGCTGGAGTAGCCTTAGATCAACGTGGTTGTGACGATGCTAGTAACGATGGAATTGAGGAATTTGATTTCAGCAATGTAGATACAGAGATATTAAATGGGCAATCTGCTTCAGACTTTACGGTTACTTATCACACCTCACAAGCAAATGCAGATAGCGGTGCTAATGCTCTTACATTCCCATACACTAACGTATCTCAATCGCAAACAATCTATGCAAGAATCGAGAACAATTTAAACACTGATTGTTATGATACCTCTAGTTTTGGTATTGAAGTATTTGCTAGACCTGTAATTGCAAATCAAGGACCTATCACCATATGTGCTGGTATAGATGAAGTACTTGACGCAGGTGCTGGTTATACTAGTTACTTATGGTCTACAGGAGAAATGACTCAAACCATTACCGTTAATCAAGGTGGTGATTATGACGTGACTGTTTTTAATGCAGACGGTTGTGATTCTACAGCAACTATTACAGTAATCGAGTCTGATGTAGCCGTGATAGAACGTATCGATATCGGACAATTTGAAGTAAACACTAATCAACTTACAGCTATCGTGACAGGTAGCGGTGATTATGAATATTCACTAGATGATTTTGTATATCAAGACAGTCCTAGATTCAACAATCTATATCCTGGATACTACACGATTTATGTTAAAGATAAAAATGGCTGTGGAACTGTATCAATGGATGCTGTAATCATAGGTGGACCACCTTACTTCACACCTAATCAAGATGGATACCACGATACATGGCAAGTAATCGCTATAGAAACTGTTCCAGATGCTAACATTTACATCTTTGACCGTTACGGCAAATTGATTAAGCAAATCGATGCACAAGGAATAGGCTGGGATGGAACTTATAATGGAAAC